The DNA window caagggggttcctcatcttcaaacaagagaaagaagaaatttgatgctcgtgataatgtgtattcttcatttgatgaggctACCACTTTGTTGGCCGAAAACATcaaggccgttggcgatcaaatcagtaggagtattgcctccaaTGTGGTAGTTTAGCAGAAGTCAGAAGaacatcaaaagatggaagagaaagcttcaaatttatattcagccttatggtcaattgaaggtttaaccaacgatcagcggtatgatgctttgagtaaaattcccgatcatccaactcaaatgatcgttttctttagtttaccttctgttgcccgattggaatgggtcagaagatttctttttcaccattaaatatcaatgttcaaactttttgatgttgtaaaactatataacatatggattatgatgtacaatttcattttcatctaaccttttcttaatataagttaattatgtttatgcagaatataattctcaagttatatattgattttagtaaattcatataagaacattttattattaagaattttatgaaattatatatcactattaaattatatttaatattaattattttaaattgtataaattcatataagaaatttattatcacgaattttatgaaattatatattattattaaattatatgtaataattattattttaaattatacaaattcataaaatataatttattagttataattattttaaattttattaaatcatatattttaattaaaatatatttaatattaattatttcaaattatcttttatagtatcatatattatgatttgagtaaattcatataagaatattaattattaagaattttattaaattatatattttaattataatatatttaatagtaattattttaatttatattttacggtatcatatattatgatttgagtaaattcatataagaatattaattattaagaattttattaaattatatattttaattataatatatttaataataattattttaatttatattttacagtatcatatattatgatttgagtaaattcatataagaatattaattattaagaattttattaaattatatattttaattataatatatttaataataattatgtttaaatatgattaaattatttattattgatattaataatcttattaaaatttaaataacaataacaataataatttaccaaaacaaatttctgctaattattaagaattttattaaattatatattttaattaaaatatatttaataataattatgtttaaatatgattaaattatttattattgataataataatcttattaaaatttaaataacaataacaataattatttaccaaaacaaatttatgctaagggtattctagtcattttagttttttccattatgctattacacctctattccattcaaccaaacacaagattactattacgcctctattccattacattcaaccaaacagttgatttgctattacacctctattccattacagcgaaccaaacgtggtgttaatttcttttattttaatcttgTAAGAATGGTGCTTGAAAAATGTAATCTTGATGTTGAATTAGCATAGACGTGTTAGTTTAATTAAAGGATTGAAACATAGTAATTTCGAAAAACTTATAAATGATTTAAATCCAAATTAATAAATTGtcatattatcaaaatattgttaTAACATCGTTACCAATAATTACATATTAACTAGCTCATCATTATCATTtgatgttattgttattaaattatacatttaatcaaatttatatttactttccaaattatcatttattaattcgcaatttatattttaaaatcaatttcgCGATTATATGGATGCATTTCATaagaaattcttggaaaaatatGAATAACAAATATGTCGAACTGTGGCTGCCTACAACACGATTAATAAATCTGGTTTCCTGTTGCTATCTTTTGACAGTCAACAAAGAGAACAACCTTAGCTCCCAAGAATTTAAGACACAAACAACCCCACCAATTTCTCAAAGTAGGGCTGGCAATGGGGATGATGAGGCTTTCCAAATGCTTGGTGTCGTTGTTGTTTCTTGTGGCTCTGTCGGGATTCACCCATGGATTTGTGATGTCGCCTCGCACTTTGCTTAACCGCTTCTCTCAAAACAGCAATTATTATTTAACCACTGAAGAGCACTGGTTCGATCAGACTCTCGATCACTATTCTCCTTACGTAATTCTCTACACCCTTTCTGTTTTTctgatctcttttcttttctttccattccaaattctatttctttattcCCAAGTTTgcatcttttaatttcatttatcaaGCTTCATTAATTTGCGGGAAATCAGGTAAACTTTCTATTAGTTTTCTGTACTTAATACGGGTATTTTCCCCCTGGCAGGACCACCGGCAATTTAAGCAACGTTACTATGAATTCCTTGACTACTTTCAAGTTCCCGATGGAcccattttcttaaaaatttgtgGGGAGTCTTCGTGCAATGGCATAAGCAATGACTATCTCGGCGTAAATTCTACTATTTCGCTTCAAACCCTTTTTTTTACAGAGAAAACAAATttgattttggaagaaaatgTCTTAATAATTATTGTATTGTTATGAGTTTCAGGTTTTGGCCAAGAAGTTTGGGGCTGCCGTGGTTTCACTTGAGCATCGTTACTATGGGAAAAGCAGCCCTTTTAAGTCACACACAACGGAAAATCTGAAATATCTTTCATCTAAGCAGGCTCTCTTTGACTTGGCTGTTTTCCGTCAATGGTATCAGGTAAGTTACTCAATCGTTTTTCCCTTTGATAAATCAGGTTTTTGTTAGTGCCGGGTTTAGCTTGCCTAGTATTGTCTTATTGGGTTTTTATTGGATTGACTGAAGTCAAGTGTCTCATGTTTTAGATGTTAAGTTCATGTTCaccttatcatttttatttatggtGCTTCTGTTTTGTAGGAATCCTTAAACTTGAAGCGAAATAAAACAGGTGCTGAGAATTCATGGTTTGTTTTTGGCATTTCATACTCTGGTGCTCTTAGTGCATGGTTTCGTCTTAAGTTTCCTCATTTAACATGTGGAAGCCTGGCAAGTTCTGGTGTTGTTCTTGCTGTTTACAACTACACTGATTTTGATAAGCAGGTAAGAGATTGATGCTCCCTTCACCTCACTTTTTTTGTATTACATTTTGCTATTCATCTGTTATCTTTTTAATTGTATAAACTAGTTCAATTGAGGATGAAGGCTTACAATTATTGTTCTTTCAAGGGTAAACATAGGAATAGAGAGATATAGTTCTGTTattttgtttaatgtcttaatattTGGGAAAGCCGGTGGTGGAAATTTGATGAGATTGAGTGGTTTAAGGGAGTTCATCTTGTAACTATATGTTTGTATACTgagatttttcttttcatttcctgaATATTTTCTTCAGTTCTAGATTTTCCTTCACCTTCATTCACCTTATTCTTTTAACCCTCCGCCATGTGCAGGTTGGTGAGTCAGCTGGTCCTGAATGCAAAGCTGTGTTACAAGAAATCACTGAACTTGTTGATCGAAGTCTTGAATCAAACAGAAAAGAACTGAAGAAGCAGTTTGGCGCAGCTGAGGTTGAAtcttctttccttttatttctctATTGTAGAAATCCTCTACTTAAATTGCAAAGTGATGAGGTTTTAATACATTTTCAT is part of the Gossypium hirsutum isolate 1008001.06 chromosome D11, Gossypium_hirsutum_v2.1, whole genome shotgun sequence genome and encodes:
- the LOC107913019 gene encoding probable serine protease EDA2; protein product: MGMMRLSKCLVSLLFLVALSGFTHGFVMSPRTLLNRFSQNSNYYLTTEEHWFDQTLDHYSPYDHRQFKQRYYEFLDYFQVPDGPIFLKICGESSCNGISNDYLGVLAKKFGAAVVSLEHRYYGKSSPFKSHTTENLKYLSSKQALFDLAVFRQWYQESLNLKRNKTGAENSWFVFGISYSGALSAWFRLKFPHLTCGSLASSGVVLAVYNYTDFDKQVGESAGPECKAVLQEITELVDRSLESNRKELKKQFGAAELEIDGDFLYFLADAAVIAFQYGNPDTLCTPLVEAKKAGEDLVAVYAKYVKDFYVGTFGVSVETYNQNHLKNTAVNEGSSDRLWWFQVCTEVAYFQVAPSNDSVRSSKINTKYHLDLCKNVFGEGIYPEVDMTNIYYGGTKIAGSKIVFTNGSQDPWRHASKQTSSPDMPSYIITCHNCGHGTDMRGCPQSPLSIEGNAENCSAPDAVNKVRQKMIEHIDLWLSECKGTGRSSM